A single genomic interval of Spinacia oleracea cultivar Varoflay chromosome 6, BTI_SOV_V1, whole genome shotgun sequence harbors:
- the LOC110803617 gene encoding uncharacterized protein, producing the protein MPEKMSRMSDKDKSRIAEKMSEFILLMGYNADFQVVIAKELSRHIWMSLENLGRKQCRELLYLLYMADSATLLSYTVSLGKLIWANHLRAKRRALKRKLSEKIKQRELGREKRKMRGRVRLVVIMSRGGKQCKANPGFWSRIGFHMRPRFVFKNTKHRVVKRNVEVGSRVYRLALAMGFLSFRNLCVTSEWEFWAVCLVQQVFGFWRSISIGGGLSGYFINVAQEFGLDVVSCEVFERLQSCFRCSSTTRYPGYGREYP; encoded by the exons ATGCCTGAAAAAATGAGTAGGATGTCGGATAAAGATAAAAGCAGAATTGCTGAAAAAA tgtcTGAATTCATTTTGCTAATGGGGTACAACGCTGATTTCCAAGTTGTAATCGCAAAGGAACTTAGTCGCCATATATGGATGAGTTTAGAAAATCTAGGTAGGAAGCAATGTAGAGAGCTTTTGTATCTTTTATACATGGCTGATAGCGCGACCTTGTTATCCTATACGGTTTCGCTGGGGAAGTTAATATGGGCTAATCATTTGAGGGCCAAACGAAGGGCTCTCAAAAGGAAACTTTCAGAGAAGATAAAACAGCGGGAGCTGGGAAGAGAGAAGAGGAAGATGAGAGGAAGGGTGAGGTTAGTGGTGATCATGAGCAGAGGAGGGAAACAATGTAAAGCAAACCCGGGATTTTGGTCGAGGATAGGGTTTCACATGAGGCCCAGATTCGTGTTCAAGAACACAAAGCATAGGGTTGTAAAGCGCAATGTAGAGGTTGGTAGTCGTGTATATAGGCTTGCTCTTGCTATGGGGTTTTTGTCGTTCCGAAATCTCTGTGTCACGTCCGAGTGGGAGTTTTGGGCTGTCTGCCTTGTTCAGCAAGTCTTTGGCTTTTGGAGGAGTATTTCCATTGGAGGAGGGCTGAGTGGTTATTTTATAAATGTTGCTCAGGAGTTTGGGTTGGATGTGGTTTCATGTGAGGTTTTTGAGCGCCTTCAAAGCTGTTTCCGATGTTCATCCACAACTCGCTATCCAG